A genomic region of Mesobacillus jeotgali contains the following coding sequences:
- a CDS encoding vWA domain-containing protein, producing MNNNLTEIIFLLDRSGSMAGLESDTVGGFNAFVKKQSKLAGETILTTVLFDDEYEVLWNGIDAREAKLTEEEYYVRGTTALLDAVGKTILDVGYRLAKTKEDSRPGKVIFVITTDGMENASSEFTYGKVKELIQHQQEKYNWEFIFMGANIDTAKEADSLGINVENSFKFEASEKGIESMYEMVSESIMEKRMK from the coding sequence ATGAATAACAATTTAACGGAAATCATTTTTTTGCTGGACCGGAGCGGTTCGATGGCAGGGCTCGAGAGCGACACTGTTGGCGGCTTCAATGCTTTTGTGAAAAAACAGTCCAAACTGGCAGGCGAAACAATACTGACAACGGTGCTTTTTGATGATGAATATGAAGTGCTTTGGAACGGCATTGATGCAAGGGAGGCGAAACTGACTGAAGAGGAGTACTATGTCCGCGGGACGACTGCGCTTTTGGATGCCGTGGGAAAAACGATCCTCGATGTTGGCTACCGCCTGGCGAAAACAAAGGAAGATAGCAGGCCAGGCAAGGTTATCTTCGTGATCACGACAGATGGCATGGAGAATGCGAGCAGTGAGTTCACATATGGAAAAGTGAAGGAATTGATCCAGCACCAGCAGGAAAAGTACAACTGGGAATTCATCTTCATGGGTGCGAATATCGACACCGCCAAGGAAGCAGACAGCCTCGGAATCAATGTTGAGAATTCTTTTAAGTTCGAAGCCTCAGAAAAAGGCATTGAAAGCATGTATGAGATGGTTTCAGAATCCATTATGGAAAAAAGAATGAAGTAG
- a CDS encoding DUF4352 domain-containing protein: MTNNNLGTCKTCGEDIAKGVKKCPHCGKDQRSFFGRHKILSFIGILILAGIIGSALGGGEGGSTEDSSATTASVPVKEETVYKVGEAIPADKVEITVTKFEEKDQVGNEFINKEVSEGGTFVAIQYKIKNTSKKPVGMFDYPNVRLVNEEGTEFDADIDASSNYAIETNVDNAKIASDLNPGITVTDTKVFEVSKESFAAGKWFIKVGDEKVQLK, from the coding sequence ATGACAAACAATAACTTAGGAACCTGCAAGACTTGCGGAGAAGACATTGCCAAAGGTGTGAAGAAATGCCCTCACTGCGGGAAAGACCAGCGCAGCTTTTTCGGGCGGCATAAGATTTTAAGTTTCATTGGTATATTGATTTTGGCGGGAATCATCGGTTCGGCTCTTGGCGGAGGAGAAGGGGGAAGTACAGAAGATAGCTCTGCTACAACAGCATCCGTACCGGTAAAAGAAGAAACAGTATATAAAGTGGGAGAAGCTATTCCAGCAGATAAAGTTGAAATCACTGTTACAAAGTTTGAAGAAAAAGACCAGGTTGGCAATGAATTCATCAACAAAGAGGTATCAGAAGGCGGTACGTTTGTTGCAATCCAATACAAAATCAAGAACACTTCAAAGAAGCCGGTGGGGATGTTTGATTATCCTAATGTCCGTCTGGTAAATGAAGAAGGAACAGAGTTTGACGCCGATATTGATGCATCTTCCAACTACGCAATTGAGACTAATGTCGACAATGCCAAGATTGCAAGCGACTTAAATCCTGGAATTACCGTTACAGATACAAAAGTGTTTGAAGTGTCGAAGGAAAGTTTTGCTGCAGGAAAATGGTTTATCAAGGTTGGCGACGAGAAAGTACAGTTGAAGTAA
- a CDS encoding response regulator transcription factor — MKTILIVEDEQTISRVLAVYLKHEGYEVVQAFDGREGLKLFTECKPNLVLLDVMLPEMDGWEVLKEIRQISPCPVIMLTALGDIDYRLKGLNQGADDYISKPFIGEEVVARVNAVLRRSSQVLETENMKQFGSLKINMDSHVVTVAGEKVVLTPKDLSLLIYLAERPNRTFTREDLIESVWGMDYDGSDRAVDLSIKRIRQSLAEWPASQGEITTLRGMGYQFSVYEK, encoded by the coding sequence ATGAAGACCATTTTAATCGTAGAAGATGAACAAACGATCTCAAGAGTGCTGGCAGTTTACCTCAAACATGAAGGCTATGAGGTTGTACAGGCATTCGATGGTCGTGAAGGGCTAAAATTATTTACTGAGTGCAAGCCGAATCTTGTTCTGCTGGATGTGATGCTTCCGGAAATGGACGGCTGGGAAGTTCTAAAAGAAATTCGTCAAATCAGCCCATGTCCGGTCATCATGCTGACTGCCCTTGGGGACATTGATTATCGTTTGAAAGGGCTGAACCAGGGAGCAGACGATTATATTTCCAAGCCTTTTATTGGTGAAGAAGTGGTTGCAAGGGTAAATGCCGTACTTCGCCGTTCTTCCCAAGTTCTCGAAACGGAAAACATGAAACAGTTTGGCAGTCTGAAAATCAACATGGATTCCCATGTTGTCACGGTCGCTGGCGAGAAAGTCGTCTTAACTCCCAAAGACCTAAGTTTGCTGATTTATTTAGCGGAAAGGCCAAATCGGACATTTACCCGAGAAGACTTGATCGAAAGTGTATGGGGAATGGATTATGACGGAAGTGACCGTGCAGTGGACTTATCGATAAAAAGAATCCGCCAATCCCTGGCGGAGTGGCCCGCGTCACAGGGAGAGATCACGACATTAAGAGGAATGGGGTATCAGTTCAGTGTTTACGAAAAATAA
- a CDS encoding HAMP domain-containing sensor histidine kinase has product MFTKNKKHVTLLRYWTTRYLLTLVVGLLLLGAGSVWWIKEKTLENRLKLMGYMAVETADRVEQSNNFGGFDRRMEDRTRFFEMENQPLLFITDMEGNVLNTGPMHGGGGPRHISKNVPTEVIASEDSIKKLTENGTDIYAVKASITINDIQAGWVVVMQNADELTNIDQEYRLLLILLLGLGLLGWIVIYLLTKRILKPIQDVAAAAAQVREGDYDIKLDSGQKELEIYELVTSFKEMTSRLTQLEQMRAELLAGVTHDLKTPVTSISGLVQAVRDGIVTGEERQEFLDITLKEINRLQTMISDLLDFNSLAAGAFTIRTENCDMNKLVEDIGRQWQVTQNEHVDLKVITPDDTIHAMTDPLRLQQILINLLNNSYQAIGHEGTISLILSEGRIDVKDTGSGIPDEEQSLVFERFFRGEKKKLKVRGLGLGLPFSKMLARSLGADLILKESSQQGTTFSIVWDKTGLPS; this is encoded by the coding sequence GTGTTTACGAAAAATAAAAAGCACGTGACATTGTTGAGATATTGGACAACCAGATATCTGCTAACCCTGGTTGTCGGGCTTCTTTTGCTCGGTGCGGGATCGGTGTGGTGGATCAAGGAAAAGACGCTGGAAAACCGATTGAAGTTAATGGGGTATATGGCGGTAGAAACTGCCGACCGGGTCGAACAGTCCAATAATTTCGGCGGTTTTGACCGTAGAATGGAAGACCGGACAAGATTTTTCGAAATGGAAAATCAGCCTCTGCTTTTCATTACTGATATGGAAGGAAATGTTCTGAATACGGGTCCGATGCATGGAGGAGGCGGTCCGCGCCATATATCAAAAAATGTTCCCACAGAAGTAATTGCAAGTGAGGATTCAATTAAGAAACTCACAGAAAATGGAACAGATATTTACGCTGTTAAAGCGTCAATCACCATCAATGATATTCAAGCCGGCTGGGTAGTTGTGATGCAAAATGCTGATGAATTGACTAACATCGACCAGGAATACCGTTTGCTGCTCATTTTACTATTGGGACTGGGCTTGCTTGGCTGGATCGTTATTTATCTTCTCACCAAAAGAATCCTGAAACCAATCCAGGATGTAGCGGCGGCAGCGGCACAGGTGCGTGAAGGGGATTATGACATCAAGCTTGATTCGGGACAGAAGGAACTTGAAATATACGAACTGGTTACTTCCTTTAAAGAAATGACCAGCCGACTGACCCAGCTCGAGCAAATGCGTGCTGAATTGCTGGCTGGAGTGACGCATGATTTGAAAACACCGGTCACCTCAATTAGCGGTCTTGTCCAGGCTGTCCGGGACGGAATCGTAACAGGAGAGGAACGCCAGGAATTTCTCGACATCACGCTAAAAGAAATCAATAGATTGCAAACAATGATTTCTGATTTGCTGGACTTCAATTCACTGGCAGCAGGTGCCTTCACGATCCGTACAGAGAATTGTGATATGAATAAACTCGTTGAGGATATCGGGAGGCAGTGGCAGGTCACGCAAAATGAACACGTTGACTTAAAGGTCATCACGCCTGACGATACCATACATGCTATGACTGATCCATTACGATTGCAGCAAATCTTGATAAACCTATTGAATAACTCCTATCAGGCGATCGGCCATGAAGGAACAATATCCCTCATTCTTTCAGAGGGAAGAATTGATGTAAAAGATACAGGTTCAGGGATACCAGACGAAGAGCAATCACTGGTATTTGAACGTTTCTTCCGGGGTGAGAAGAAAAAGCTCAAGGTAAGAGGTCTTGGACTTGGACTTCCTTTTAGCAAAATGCTTGCTCGGTCCCTGGGTGCCGACTTGATTTTAAAGGAGAGCAGTCAACAGGGAACGACATTCTCCATCGTTTGGGACAAAACAGGGCTGCCATCCTAG
- a CDS encoding UvrB/UvrC motif-containing protein, with product MKLRDKINSLPLTPGVYLMKDLTGTIIYVGKAKTLKKRVQSYFHKSAAHPQKIRKLVANIHDFDYILTDTEFEAFLLECQLIKELKPLFNKKMKSHLSYSYIQIDMEGPYRKISITQNKTDKDGVMYFGPYTSPIYVRKAIEDMEEYFKINCLQPLKGSPCLNYFLGQCNGLCLGGNAVKQYNEVVDTFISLLKGEDSGVIDELRDKMQHAASELQFETASKIRNYIKSFSVLLYKETVVQFTENSQNIVAIERLMENTLKLFFIKGHKVIFSQKYSLEMIEQHLEQIRTSILTSFQENASGKSLIIGKAEIDEAQIIYSYLSGSNSRFTVIPDDWLIIGGSYERLDNTLKELIEM from the coding sequence ATGAAATTAAGAGATAAAATCAACAGCCTTCCTTTGACACCCGGTGTATACCTGATGAAGGATCTAACAGGAACAATCATCTATGTTGGAAAAGCGAAAACTCTTAAGAAACGGGTGCAATCCTATTTTCATAAATCAGCAGCCCACCCTCAAAAAATCAGGAAATTGGTCGCAAACATCCACGATTTTGACTATATCCTTACTGATACAGAATTTGAGGCTTTCTTGCTTGAATGTCAGCTGATCAAAGAATTAAAACCTCTTTTCAATAAAAAAATGAAAAGTCATCTCTCTTATTCATATATCCAAATTGACATGGAGGGGCCATATCGAAAAATCTCCATTACACAAAATAAAACAGATAAGGACGGAGTCATGTACTTCGGTCCGTACACAAGCCCAATTTATGTAAGGAAAGCTATAGAAGATATGGAGGAGTATTTTAAAATAAACTGCCTCCAGCCCCTTAAAGGGTCTCCATGCTTGAATTACTTTCTTGGTCAGTGCAATGGATTGTGTTTGGGAGGAAATGCTGTCAAACAGTACAATGAGGTGGTGGACACTTTCATTTCATTGCTTAAAGGGGAAGATTCAGGGGTCATTGATGAATTAAGAGATAAGATGCAGCACGCTGCCAGTGAACTTCAATTTGAGACCGCATCAAAAATCAGGAATTATATTAAGTCCTTTTCCGTCCTTTTATATAAAGAAACAGTGGTTCAATTTACCGAAAACAGTCAAAACATTGTGGCTATCGAGCGATTAATGGAGAATACATTGAAGCTTTTTTTCATTAAGGGACATAAGGTCATTTTCAGTCAGAAATATTCTCTGGAGATGATTGAGCAGCATTTAGAACAAATCAGGACAAGCATTTTGACCTCTTTTCAAGAGAACGCTAGCGGGAAATCACTCATTATTGGCAAAGCAGAGATCGATGAAGCACAGATCATCTACAGTTATTTAAGTGGAAGCAACAGCAGATTCACCGTCATTCCCGATGATTGGCTGATTATTGGCGGCAGCTATGAGAGGCTAGACAATACTTTAAAAGAATTAATAGAGATGTAA
- the proC gene encoding pyrroline-5-carboxylate reductase — MRLLKHKKVAFLGAGSMAEAMISGVVKSGKMRAENVYVTNKSNAAKLERLESRYGINAMPQDELPYADIDMFILAMKPKGAAGALEALKDKLVPGQVVVSVLAGISTGFMEDNLKDGQQVVRVMPNTSSMIQESATAISPGIHTTNENIEDVKELLSSMGKVFLIEEDQMDIFTGLAGSGPAYFYYLMEHMENVGRENGMDEKMAREIIAQTILGAAKMIIEKDETPEVLRKNVTSPNGTTASGLNALRKYNGGTAISQAVNHAANRSKEINRELEGVLVPS, encoded by the coding sequence ATGCGGTTGTTAAAACATAAAAAAGTAGCATTTTTAGGTGCAGGATCGATGGCGGAAGCAATGATTTCAGGTGTGGTCAAATCAGGCAAGATGCGTGCGGAAAATGTTTATGTGACGAACAAGAGCAATGCAGCGAAATTGGAGCGTCTGGAATCCAGATACGGAATCAATGCGATGCCTCAGGATGAATTGCCTTATGCAGATATAGATATGTTTATTTTAGCGATGAAGCCAAAAGGAGCTGCGGGAGCTCTTGAAGCTTTGAAGGATAAATTAGTCCCTGGCCAGGTGGTTGTGTCGGTTCTGGCAGGCATTTCAACAGGTTTCATGGAAGATAACCTTAAAGATGGCCAGCAGGTTGTCCGTGTCATGCCGAACACATCAAGCATGATCCAGGAATCAGCCACTGCCATTTCACCGGGGATACACACAACGAATGAAAACATCGAGGATGTAAAAGAACTATTAAGCAGCATGGGAAAAGTGTTCCTGATTGAAGAAGACCAGATGGATATCTTCACAGGCCTTGCCGGAAGCGGACCTGCGTATTTTTACTACTTGATGGAGCACATGGAGAATGTCGGCAGGGAAAACGGAATGGACGAAAAAATGGCCCGTGAAATCATTGCCCAGACAATTCTTGGTGCAGCAAAAATGATCATCGAAAAGGACGAAACACCAGAGGTCCTCAGGAAAAATGTGACCTCTCCAAACGGAACGACAGCATCAGGTTTGAATGCGTTAAGAAAGTACAATGGCGGAACGGCAATCTCCCAGGCAGTCAACCATGCTGCGAACCGTTCAAAAGAAATCAATCGAGAGCTTGAAGGTGTTCTTGTTCCGTCTTAA
- a CDS encoding ABC transporter ATP-binding protein, producing the protein MIRRFFTYYRPHRRLFIIDFSSAVIVALLELAFPLAVQWFIDTLLPGGNWNMIVSVSIGLLLLYIISTLLQFIVNYWGHKLGINIETDMRQQLFQHVQKQSFRFFDNTKTGHIMSRITNDLFDLGELAHHGPEDLFIAVMTFVGAFWIMLTINVNLALTTMIIVPFLIWLITYSNLKMNTAWKNMYTDIADVNARVEDSVSGVRVVQSFTNEDFEIERFTKNNRKFRRAKLTAYKVMSFSSSGIYMLTRLIVLVVLVYGAWLSFSGTLSYGELVGFVLYVNVLFKPIDKISAILELYPKGMAGFKRFTELMDQSPDVVDREDAIEVPGLKGNIEFKDVTFSYDENKPVLEGIDLRINHGETVAFVGPSGAGKTTICSLIPRFYDVNSGAITIDGIDIREMTKKSLRSQIGIVQQDVFLFTGTLRENIAYGSLGSTHEDIVRAARQAHLEDFIAALPDGYETQIGERGLKLSGGQKQRIAIARMFLKNPPILILDEATSALDTETERIIQKALGELSKNRTTLVIAHRLATIRSADRIVVVTEDGIAEEGSHDELIEQGGIFANLHKVQFETSV; encoded by the coding sequence ATGATACGGAGATTTTTTACTTATTACCGCCCTCATCGGCGGTTATTCATCATTGATTTTAGCAGCGCGGTGATTGTCGCCTTGCTTGAGCTTGCTTTTCCGCTCGCTGTGCAATGGTTCATTGATACCCTGCTGCCCGGCGGGAACTGGAATATGATTGTCAGTGTAAGCATTGGATTGTTGCTGTTGTACATCATCAGCACATTGCTTCAATTCATCGTCAATTACTGGGGCCATAAGCTTGGGATCAATATTGAGACGGACATGAGGCAGCAGCTGTTCCAGCATGTCCAGAAGCAATCGTTCCGCTTTTTCGATAATACGAAAACCGGGCACATCATGAGCCGGATCACCAATGACCTGTTTGATCTGGGCGAGCTCGCACACCACGGGCCGGAGGATTTATTCATCGCAGTGATGACCTTCGTCGGCGCGTTCTGGATTATGCTGACGATCAACGTCAATCTGGCATTGACTACGATGATCATCGTGCCATTCCTGATCTGGCTGATTACCTATTCCAACCTGAAGATGAATACAGCGTGGAAAAATATGTACACAGATATTGCCGATGTGAATGCCAGGGTTGAGGACAGCGTGTCAGGAGTCCGGGTGGTCCAGTCTTTTACAAATGAAGATTTTGAGATTGAGAGATTCACTAAGAATAACCGCAAGTTCCGACGTGCAAAGTTGACTGCCTATAAGGTGATGTCATTCAGTTCATCTGGCATTTATATGCTGACAAGGCTGATTGTTCTTGTAGTCCTCGTGTATGGGGCGTGGCTAAGTTTTAGCGGAACTTTGAGTTATGGAGAATTGGTCGGGTTCGTCCTGTATGTGAACGTACTATTCAAGCCGATTGATAAAATCAGTGCGATTCTGGAGTTGTATCCTAAAGGAATGGCAGGTTTTAAACGGTTTACCGAGCTGATGGACCAGAGTCCCGATGTTGTTGACCGGGAAGACGCGATTGAGGTCCCTGGTCTAAAAGGGAACATTGAATTTAAGGATGTTACCTTCAGCTATGATGAAAATAAACCGGTTTTAGAAGGAATAGATTTGAGAATCAATCATGGGGAAACGGTCGCGTTCGTTGGGCCTTCTGGTGCAGGGAAGACGACGATTTGTTCATTGATTCCGCGCTTTTACGATGTGAACAGCGGTGCTATAACGATCGATGGCATCGATATTCGCGAGATGACGAAGAAATCACTGCGCTCGCAAATCGGAATTGTCCAGCAGGATGTGTTCCTGTTTACCGGAACCTTGCGTGAGAATATTGCCTACGGTTCACTCGGGTCAACCCATGAGGATATCGTCAGAGCCGCCAGGCAGGCGCACTTGGAAGATTTCATCGCCGCCCTGCCTGATGGATATGAAACACAGATCGGTGAACGCGGACTGAAGCTGTCGGGAGGACAGAAACAGCGGATTGCGATTGCGCGTATGTTCCTGAAGAATCCGCCGATCCTGATTCTCGATGAAGCGACATCCGCACTTGATACCGAGACGGAAAGAATCATCCAAAAAGCTCTTGGAGAACTTTCTAAAAATAGAACAACGCTCGTCATCGCACACAGGCTGGCAACAATCAGAAGCGCCGACAGGATTGTCGTCGTGACTGAGGATGGAATTGCCGAAGAAGGCAGCCATGATGAGCTGATTGAACAGGGAGGCATCTTCGCCAACCTGCATAAAGTCCAGTTTGAAACTTCTGTATAG
- a CDS encoding GntR family transcriptional regulator — MILNSDSMKPIYVQIAEWLETEILSESIKKDEKVYSQYQLAEMLNINPATAAKGLNILADENILYKKRGLGMFVSEDAKKIITAKRRNQTLKSLVAELVREAEHLQVTEEELIEMIQEAKRDLKGDS; from the coding sequence TTGATTCTTAATTCAGATAGCATGAAGCCGATTTACGTCCAAATTGCTGAGTGGCTGGAAACGGAGATTCTCAGCGAGAGTATCAAGAAGGATGAAAAGGTTTATTCACAATATCAGCTTGCGGAGATGCTGAATATCAATCCAGCGACAGCGGCAAAAGGGTTGAATATTTTAGCAGATGAAAACATTCTTTATAAAAAGCGCGGTCTCGGGATGTTTGTATCGGAGGATGCGAAGAAGATTATAACGGCGAAACGGAGGAACCAGACATTGAAGTCATTGGTGGCTGAGTTGGTGCGGGAAGCGGAGCACCTCCAGGTAACTGAGGAGGAATTGATCGAAATGATCCAGGAAGCCAAACGGGATTTAAAGGGGGATTCATGA
- a CDS encoding ABC transporter ATP-binding protein has product MMSVLEFENVTKTYGKKKALDNLSFSLGENKITGLIGRNGAGKTTMLKIAAGFMRENSGEVRVFGESPFNNLTVSANMIMIDNDMNLPAALDLEELLESAADFYHNWDMKLARNLFDYFGLDPKQNHDGLSKGMKNTFNAIIGLAARCPLTIFDEPTNGMDAGVRKDFYRALLKDYIANPRTIIISSHHLNEVEDILEDILLLKDGKQFLHMPIEELREYAVVVSGKEEAIKNWLRGHEVFHKSNTEFGRTYAVIRNDLSDDQIASAMKNSLEFSTISNEDLCLYLTSQEKGGIDDVFNKG; this is encoded by the coding sequence ATGATGAGTGTGCTGGAGTTCGAAAATGTAACAAAAACATATGGGAAGAAAAAAGCATTGGATAACCTTTCATTCTCTCTCGGGGAAAACAAAATTACCGGCCTGATTGGCAGGAATGGAGCCGGCAAGACGACGATGCTGAAAATTGCCGCAGGTTTCATGCGCGAGAACTCAGGTGAGGTCAGAGTGTTTGGAGAGAGTCCATTCAATAACCTAACGGTATCTGCCAACATGATCATGATAGATAATGACATGAATTTGCCAGCAGCATTGGATCTTGAGGAACTGCTGGAATCAGCAGCCGATTTTTATCATAACTGGGATATGAAGCTTGCTCGTAATCTATTTGATTATTTTGGTCTGGATCCAAAGCAGAATCATGACGGATTATCAAAAGGGATGAAGAATACATTCAACGCAATAATAGGACTGGCGGCACGATGCCCGCTGACTATCTTCGATGAACCGACAAATGGAATGGATGCTGGAGTAAGGAAGGATTTTTATCGGGCGCTCTTGAAGGACTATATCGCGAATCCCCGTACGATCATCATTTCAAGCCATCACTTGAACGAGGTAGAGGATATCCTTGAAGACATATTGCTTCTGAAGGACGGAAAGCAATTTTTGCATATGCCGATTGAAGAACTTCGAGAGTATGCTGTGGTTGTCAGCGGAAAAGAAGAAGCGATTAAGAACTGGCTTCGAGGCCATGAGGTATTCCATAAAAGCAATACTGAATTCGGAAGGACATATGCGGTAATCCGCAATGACCTTTCAGATGACCAGATTGCTTCAGCAATGAAAAACAGCCTGGAGTTCTCGACGATTTCAAACGAGGACCTCTGTCTGTATTTGACGAGCCAGGAGAAAGGCGGGATTGATGATGTATTTAACAAAGGTTAG
- a CDS encoding aromatic acid exporter family protein, translating into MAILKKFNFVGGRVLKTGIAVFITALICELLGWPPMFAVITAIVTIEPTAADSIKKAYVRFPASAIGAAFSVVFNFAFGDSPLTYMLVAVATIIACHRLHLQDGALVAVLTGVAMISTVQDHYLSNFFIRLGTTLTGLTVSTLVNLLVIRPDYSKSIKAKIQQLIVETGNLIEGRGTEITRHQPLHRETRADFQRILKDMEAIETLCKHQKKEWKLHQFDRKDMRNIHYEFKKLTILRQVHYHVGNLVSLPSMHLPEEKAQIVEAMVKSIKSAFHHPDFVMDESHDAIVKELLDLLRHEVDVREAYSHRFSEETVIYYELVSIHDLLEELNHIHKFEIRHQRLLGKSLDISS; encoded by the coding sequence ATGGCTATACTGAAAAAATTCAATTTTGTCGGAGGAAGGGTTCTTAAAACGGGGATTGCGGTCTTCATTACGGCTTTGATTTGTGAGCTGTTGGGGTGGCCGCCGATGTTCGCGGTGATCACTGCCATCGTGACGATTGAACCTACCGCGGCTGATTCGATAAAAAAAGCATATGTACGATTCCCGGCATCGGCAATTGGCGCTGCTTTTTCCGTCGTCTTCAACTTTGCGTTCGGCGACAGCCCGCTAACCTATATGCTCGTTGCCGTCGCAACCATCATTGCCTGCCACAGGCTGCACCTACAGGACGGGGCGCTGGTAGCGGTTTTGACAGGGGTGGCGATGATTTCAACTGTCCAGGATCATTATTTGTCCAACTTTTTCATCCGTCTCGGTACGACTTTGACCGGGCTAACCGTGTCGACCCTGGTGAACCTGCTCGTAATCCGTCCTGACTATTCAAAATCGATCAAGGCAAAAATCCAGCAATTGATTGTGGAGACGGGGAACCTGATAGAAGGCAGGGGAACGGAAATCACAAGGCATCAGCCGTTGCACCGGGAAACAAGGGCGGATTTTCAAAGAATCCTGAAAGACATGGAAGCTATCGAAACACTATGCAAGCACCAAAAGAAAGAATGGAAGCTGCATCAATTCGATCGGAAGGACATGCGGAATATCCATTATGAATTCAAGAAGCTGACTATTTTAAGACAGGTCCATTATCACGTAGGAAATCTAGTTTCGCTCCCCTCGATGCACCTGCCTGAGGAAAAAGCACAGATAGTCGAAGCCATGGTAAAATCGATCAAGTCCGCCTTCCATCATCCCGATTTTGTAATGGATGAATCTCATGATGCCATTGTAAAAGAACTACTGGATTTATTAAGACACGAGGTAGATGTGCGAGAAGCTTACTCCCACCGATTCTCTGAAGAAACGGTCATCTATTACGAGCTGGTCTCGATTCATGACCTGCTAGAAGAGTTGAATCACATCCATAAATTTGAAATCAGGCATCAAAGGCTGCTGGGAAAATCTTTGGATATAAGCTCCTGA